One region of Chrysemys picta bellii isolate R12L10 chromosome 21, ASM1138683v2, whole genome shotgun sequence genomic DNA includes:
- the LOC101937500 gene encoding regulatory solute carrier protein family 1 member 1 isoform X2: MPSLPSSDGFKSPVHSSGLSSKVCNPTNQLLDHSVSAPASICSHKSSLAERDPTAVKSLESPAECQLAPDPLLLQNLSDYAARSAHNDHAIQTGAVACHSPTIPSQNTLEKTVAADRLMKYNIKEQAHGLESPMEVTREGSLADTTSKHGQQAVLDVPLPSEQLELNQMNEFPLDLQTYKEPVSEQCLDKQNEQTEPDHPCNVSALELPAVGEQGLTNIQPESPIDSLTERRKSGRENIELSCGKENIPMSASRGCTHTEIFMETDVAEQSVITVHSLSSKQNAQAKNIGGSVLNLDCSLMQMESSKHDPSVSVFSSNPVSTSDLLQPETSVEMTAVCTELPNLSAENSSSSSDIHQLNGDTAASTEEPSLSLTAALKELHELLVINSKGDSVIFMSEEDTDQPETVLEEQMECKELSDDEHASVGPESGDLNSSFHMVMPEHVNPEGLAGAPSYAMGIENASIKILTSSQSTVEKDALEIQKSSSKSNSVILSSVATFEQLQRTEQAEILPECLVNDQVLASQTLELNRSRSPELTVEDDVPREAQSLLTEVSEISDSSSNPEDPRPPCGLVEPLLCPPISNLELRSRGPPLPVFPAADINQILCAGFTMREALEALEQAGGNANLALLFLLAKNIVVPT; this comes from the coding sequence atgccatcTTTACCATCTTCTGATGGATTTAAGAGTCCAGTCCATTCTTCAGGACTAAGTTCCAAGGTCTGTAATCCCACAAATCAATTACTTGATCACTCCGTCTCCGCCCCTGCTTCAATTTGCTCACACAAAtctagtctagcagagagagATCCTACAGCTGTGAAGTCTTTGGAGTCACCAGCTGAATGTCAGCTAGCTCCAGACCCTCTTCTGTTACAGAATCTTTCTGATTATGCTGCTCGTTCAGCACACAATGACCATGCTATCCAGACTGGAGCAGTAGCCTGTCACAGTCCAACTATACCTTCACAGAACACACTTGAAAAAACAGTCGCCGCTGACCGTCTAATGAAATATAATATTAAAGAACAAGCCCATGGTCTGGAATCTCCTATGGAAGTGACAAGAGAAGGCAGCTTGGCTGACACCACCAGCAAGCATGGGCAGCAGGCAGTTCTAGATGTACCATTGCCTTCAGAACAGCTGGAGCTGAACCAAATGAATGAGTTTCctttggatcttcagacatacaaAGAACCAGTGAGTGAACAATGTCTGGATAAACAGAATGAACAAACTGAGCCAGACCATCCTTGTAATGTCAGTGCCCTTGAGTTACCTGCTGTGGGGGAGCAAGGCCTCACGAACATCCAGCCAGAATCACCCATTGACTCTCTTACTGAGAGAAGAAAAAGTGGGCGGGAGAATATAGAGCTTTCGTGTGGGAAAGAAAATATCCCAATGTCAGCATCCCGTGGCTGTACACATACAGAAATCTTCATGGAAACAGATGTAGCTGAGCAGTCTGTCATCACAGTGCATAGCTTGTCAAGCAAACAGAACGCTCAAGCGAAGAATATTGGTGGATCTGTTCTGAACTTAGATTGTTCTTTGATGCAGATGGAGTCATCAAAGCATGACCCCTCTGTGTCTGTATTTTCGAGTAACCCGGTTTCCACTAGTGATTTACTGCAGCCTGAAACCAGCGTTGAAATGACTGCAGTATGTACTGAGTTACCTAATTTATCAGCTGAAAATAGCTCTTCCTCCTCTGACATTCATCAGCTGAACGGTGATACAGCAGCATCCACTGAAGAGCCAAGTTTATCTTTAACAGCAGCGTTGAAGGAGCTTCATGAACTTTTGGTTATAAATAGTAAAGGAGATTCTGTCATTTTTATGTCTGAAGAAGACACAGATCAGCCAGAAACTGTTCTTGAAGAGCAAATGGAATGCAAGGAGCTTTCTGATGATGAACATGCAAGTGTGGGTCCAGAGAGTGGGGATCTAAATAGTTCTTTTCATATGGTGATGCCTGAACATGTGAACCCTGAGGGGCTAGCAGGGGCACCATCTTATGCTATGGGAATAGAAAATGCTAGCATCAAGATTTTAACTAGCAGCCAGTCAACTGTTGAAAAAGATGCTCTAGAGATACAGAAGTCATCAAGTAAGAGTAATTCTGTCATTCTGAGCTCAGTTGCAACATTTGAGCAACTACAGAGGACTGAGCAGGCAGAAATTTTACCTGAATGTTTAGTAAATGACCAAGTTCTAGCCAGTCAGACTTTAGAGCTGAATAGATCACGTTCACCTGAGCTCACGGTGGAGGATGACGTTCCTCGGGAGGCTCAGAGCCTGTTAACAGAAGTGTCTGAAATAAGTGACAGTTCCTCAAATCCTGAAGATCCAAGGCCACCATGTGGACTTGTTGAGCCATTGCTCTGCCCCCCAATCAGCAATCTGGAATTGCGCTCCAGAGGTCCTCCGCTGCCTGTTTTCCCTGCAGCCGACATTAATCAGATTCTGTGCGCTGGCTTTACCATGCGGGAAGCTCTTGAAGCTTTGGAGCAAGCTGGTGGAAATGCAAACCTTGCTCTTCTCTTTTTATTAGCCAAGAATATTGTAGTTCCTACGTGA